The proteins below are encoded in one region of Engystomops pustulosus chromosome 8, aEngPut4.maternal, whole genome shotgun sequence:
- the ACTR3 gene encoding LOW QUALITY PROTEIN: actin-related protein 3 (The sequence of the model RefSeq protein was modified relative to this genomic sequence to represent the inferred CDS: inserted 1 base in 1 codon): protein MKGVDDLDFFIGDEAIDKPTYATKWPIRHGIVEDWDLMERFMEQVIFKYLRXEPEDHYFLLTEPPLNTPENREYTAEIMFESFNVPGLYIAVQAVLALAASWTSRQVGERTLTGTVIDSGDGVTHVIPVAEGYVIGSCIKHIPIAGRDITYFIQQLLRDREVGIPPEQSLETAKAVKERFSYVCPDLVKEFSKYDTDSAKWIKQYSGINAISKKEFSIDVGYERFLGPEIFFHPEFANPDFTQPISEVVDEVIQNCPIDVRRPLYKNIVLSGGSTMFRDFGRRLQRDLKRTVDARLKLSEELSGGRLKPKPIDVQVITHHMQRYAVWFGGSMLASTPEFYQVCHTKKDYEEIGPSICRHNPVFGVMS, encoded by the exons ATGAAGGGGGTGGACGACTTGGACTTCTTCATTGGTGATGAAGCAATAGACAAACCAACATATGCCACAAAG TGGCCGATCCGTCATGGAATCGTGGAGGACTGGGATCTCATGGAACGATTCATGGAGCAAGTTATATTCAAGTATCTGC CCGAACCTGAAGACCATTACTTCTTACTG ACTGAGCCTCCTCTGAACACTCCGGAGAACAGGGAATACACGGCTGAGATCATGTTCGAGTCTTTCAATGTCCCTGGGCTGTACATTGCGGTGCAG GCCGTTCTCGCTTTGGCGGCTTCTTGGACTTCCAGACAAGTGGGTGAGCGCACGCTGACCgggacagtgattgacagtggtgATGGGGTCACACATGTCATCCCGGTG GCTGAAGGTTACGTCATTGGCAGCTGCATTAAGCACATTCCCATCGCAGGGCGAGACATCACCTACTTCATCCAGCAGCTTCTCAGAGACAGGGAGGTGGGCATTCCACCGGAGCAGTCCCTGGAGACCGCCAAGGCTGTAAAG GAACGTTTCAGCTACGTCTGCCCTGACCTGGTGAAGGAGTTCAGCAAATATGATACAGATAGCGCCAAGTGGATAAAGCAGTACAGCGGCATCAACGCCATCTCTAAGAAGGAGTTCAGCATTGACGTGGGGTATGAGAGGTTCCTGGGCCCTGAGATCTTCTTCCACCCTGAG TTTGCTAATCCAGACTTCACCCAGCCCATCTCTGAGGTTGTGGATGAAGTGATTCAGAACTGCCCCATTGATGTGCGTCGCCCTCTCTATAAG AACATCGTCCTCTCTGGAGGCTCCACCATGTTCAGGGACTTTGGCCGCCGTCTGCAGAGAGACCTGAAGAGGACAGTGGATGCCAGACTGAAGCTGAGCGAGGAGCTGAGTGGAGGCCGCCTGAAG CCAAAGCCCATTGATGTGCAGGTGATCACACACCACATGCAACGCTATGCTGTCTGGTTCGGGGGCTCCATGTTGGCATCCACG CCGGAGTTCTATCAGGTCTGTCACACAAAGAAGGACTATGAGGAGATCGGGCCGAGCATTTGCCGCCACAATCCAGTGTTTGGGGTCATGTCCTAG
- the DBI gene encoding acyl-CoA-binding protein codes for MSQAEFEAAAEEVKQLTRTPSDQEMLEIYALYKQATVGDVNTERPGFMDFKGKAKWDAWSGKKGTSQEDARTQYIKLVAELKTKYC; via the exons ATGTCCCAG GCTGAATTTGAGGCAGCGGCGGAGGAGGTGAAGCAGTTGACGCGGACGCCCAGTGACCAGGAGATGCTGGAGATTTACGCCCTGTACAAGCAGGCAACCGTGGGCGACGTCAACACCG AGCGGCCGGGATTCATGGACTTCAAGGGCAAAGCCAAGTGGGACG CCTGGTCGGGGAAGAAGG GTACTAGCCAGGAAGATGCCCGGACGCAGTACATCAAGCTGGTGGCAGAACTGAAAACTAAATACTGTTAA